A region of Blastocatellia bacterium DNA encodes the following proteins:
- a CDS encoding primary-amine oxidase: MQSRSLSLKCLPLSLALLILCPLLARAADYPTHPLDSLSREEILTTVEILKAGGKTTDASRYATIMLREPPKAEVLAFKPGSAFRREAFAVVYERATNKTFEAVVDLNKKALLSWKEAPGVQPAFLIEDLIMAEQIVKADPQWQAAMRKRGITDFKNVNADAWASGFYGTADENGARTARVVSYYNEGTRNADARPIEGVIAYVNLNTKHVYKLVDTGVVPIPPQKADLDMQAIGKQREAPKPLQIVQPQGASFEVNGSEVRWQKWRFRFSMTPREGLVLHTVGYEDEGRVRPILYRASLAEMVVPYGDPQAGWFFRNAFDEGEYGIGRLALSLEPQTDTPDNAVTFDAVFPGETGGGVLPVKRAVALYERDGGVLWKHADYSSFPFMHNESRRARDLVLAWFANVGNYEYGFNWIFHQDGSLEMEVQLTGIMAARGIDETENHPAHNGEGHGHKVAPGVEAVHHQHFFNFRLDMDVDGANNRLVEMNTQASAAGPQNPHNNSFTMIETPLLTERAAQRQMSMATSRKWKVINPAVKNQLGEPTGYILFPGENAVPYAAPTSSVRKRAGFLNAHLWATPYKQDEQFAAGDYINQSMGGEGLPKWTAANRPIDNQDLVLWYTLGVTHIPRPEEWPVMTCHRAGFKLMPAGFFARNPALDVPKPAANQ, encoded by the coding sequence ATGCAATCACGCTCCTTGTCGCTCAAGTGCTTGCCGTTGTCGTTGGCGCTGCTGATTCTCTGCCCTCTGCTCGCGCGCGCGGCGGATTATCCTACGCACCCGCTCGATTCGCTGAGTCGTGAAGAGATTCTAACGACTGTCGAAATCCTCAAGGCCGGCGGCAAAACCACAGATGCCAGCCGCTACGCCACGATCATGCTGCGCGAGCCGCCGAAGGCCGAGGTGTTGGCCTTCAAACCGGGCAGCGCCTTTCGCCGCGAAGCCTTCGCGGTCGTCTACGAGCGCGCCACTAACAAAACCTTCGAGGCCGTCGTTGATCTGAACAAGAAGGCGCTGCTGTCGTGGAAAGAAGCGCCGGGTGTGCAGCCGGCGTTTCTGATCGAAGACCTCATCATGGCGGAGCAGATCGTTAAGGCCGACCCGCAGTGGCAGGCCGCCATGCGCAAGCGCGGCATCACCGACTTCAAGAATGTAAACGCGGACGCGTGGGCATCGGGCTTCTACGGCACCGCCGACGAAAACGGCGCGCGCACCGCACGCGTCGTCTCTTACTACAACGAAGGCACGCGGAACGCTGACGCACGGCCCATTGAGGGCGTCATTGCTTATGTGAACCTGAACACCAAACACGTCTACAAGCTTGTGGATACGGGCGTCGTGCCGATACCGCCACAGAAGGCCGACCTCGACATGCAGGCAATCGGCAAGCAGCGCGAAGCGCCGAAGCCTTTGCAGATCGTTCAGCCGCAGGGCGCGAGCTTTGAAGTCAATGGCAGCGAAGTGCGCTGGCAGAAGTGGCGTTTCCGTTTCAGCATGACGCCGCGCGAAGGGCTGGTGCTGCACACGGTCGGTTACGAAGACGAAGGCCGCGTGCGCCCGATCCTCTACCGCGCGTCGCTGGCAGAGATGGTCGTGCCGTACGGTGACCCGCAGGCCGGATGGTTCTTTCGCAACGCGTTCGACGAAGGCGAATACGGCATCGGGCGGCTGGCCTTGTCGCTTGAGCCGCAGACCGACACGCCCGACAACGCCGTGACCTTTGACGCGGTCTTCCCCGGCGAGACCGGCGGCGGCGTCTTGCCGGTCAAGCGCGCCGTGGCGCTCTACGAACGCGACGGCGGCGTGCTGTGGAAGCATGCCGATTACTCATCGTTTCCGTTTATGCATAATGAATCGCGGCGGGCGCGCGATCTGGTGCTCGCGTGGTTCGCCAACGTCGGCAATTACGAATACGGGTTTAACTGGATATTTCATCAGGATGGCTCGCTCGAGATGGAAGTGCAGTTGACCGGCATCATGGCGGCGCGCGGCATTGACGAAACCGAGAACCACCCGGCCCACAACGGCGAAGGCCACGGGCACAAAGTCGCGCCGGGTGTCGAGGCCGTACACCATCAGCACTTCTTCAACTTCAGGCTCGACATGGACGTTGACGGCGCAAACAATCGCCTGGTCGAGATGAACACGCAGGCGTCGGCGGCCGGGCCGCAGAACCCGCATAACAATTCCTTCACCATGATCGAGACCCCTCTGCTTACAGAGCGCGCCGCGCAACGACAGATGAGCATGGCGACGAGCCGCAAGTGGAAAGTGATCAACCCGGCGGTGAAGAACCAGCTAGGCGAGCCGACCGGGTACATTCTCTTCCCTGGCGAAAACGCGGTGCCATACGCCGCGCCGACATCAAGCGTGCGCAAGCGTGCAGGCTTCCTCAACGCACACCTCTGGGCGACGCCTTATAAACAGGACGAGCAATTCGCTGCCGGTGATTACATCAATCAGAGCATGGGCGGCGAGGGCTTGCCGAAGTGGACGGCGGCCAATCGCCCGATTGACAATCAGGATTTGGTGCTGTGGTACACGCTCGGCGTCACGCACATCCCGCGCCCCGAAGAGTGGCCCGTCATGACCTGTCACCGCGCCGGCTTCAAGCTCATGCCGGCGGGCTTCTTCGCCCGCAACCCGGCGCTCGACGTCCCCAAGCCTGCGGCCAATCAATAA
- a CDS encoding DUF885 domain-containing protein has protein sequence MTRNTAFISLLLFGASFALAQVVTPGDEAKKLHALFDEDWQWGLKQFPEMATLLGDDRYNDRLTDYSPEALARNKAHDREMLDRIQKIDRAKLAGQDVISYDLFLRDKRLSVEGARFPTELMPVDQMNGVQILFGQLVGSTPFRNAKDYADYLARLAALPRQIDQLIALMRRGIASGWVQPAVPLRSLPAQIEGQIAADPAASPAFAPFKNFPADLPAAERMRLVAAGRQAVNDSFTPAMQKLLAFVKNDYLPAARKDIGASSLPDGAAYYQHSIRRHTTTDLTAKEIHEIGVREVARIRGEMEAIIRGVGFKRTFQEFLTFLRTDPRFYYGSADDLIAGYALIAKRADGELPKLFAELPRNSYGIRVIPDYEAPAQTTAYYQPGASGARAGIYMINTYKLDTRPRYEMEALTLHESVPGHHLQISRAQELKGLPEFRRNAGYTAYVEGWALYAESLGGEMGFYADPYSKFGQLTYEMWRACRLVVDTGMHAMGWTREQAINFMKANTAKTENDIVVEVDRYIVWPGQALAYKLGELKIKELRARAARELGARFDVRKFHNAILDDGPLPLDLLDRRLSDWIAAEKRKE, from the coding sequence GTGACCCGCAACACCGCTTTCATCTCGCTCCTACTCTTTGGCGCCTCCTTCGCACTGGCGCAGGTCGTGACGCCCGGCGACGAAGCCAAGAAGCTCCACGCGCTGTTTGATGAAGATTGGCAGTGGGGCCTCAAGCAGTTCCCGGAGATGGCGACGCTGCTGGGCGACGACCGCTACAACGACCGCCTCACCGACTACTCGCCCGAGGCCCTGGCGCGCAACAAGGCCCACGACCGCGAGATGCTCGACCGCATCCAGAAGATCGACCGCGCCAAGCTCGCCGGCCAGGACGTCATCTCTTACGATCTCTTCCTGCGCGACAAGCGTCTCAGTGTCGAAGGCGCACGCTTCCCGACCGAGCTTATGCCGGTGGATCAGATGAACGGCGTACAAATCCTCTTCGGCCAGCTCGTCGGCAGCACGCCCTTTCGCAATGCGAAGGATTATGCCGATTACCTGGCGCGCCTCGCCGCCCTGCCGCGCCAGATTGACCAGCTCATCGCGCTGATGCGGCGCGGCATCGCGAGCGGCTGGGTACAGCCAGCCGTCCCACTGCGCTCGCTGCCGGCGCAGATCGAGGGACAGATCGCCGCCGACCCGGCCGCAAGCCCCGCTTTCGCGCCGTTCAAGAATTTCCCTGCCGACCTGCCCGCCGCCGAGCGCATGCGGCTCGTGGCGGCGGGCCGTCAAGCGGTCAACGATTCGTTCACGCCGGCCATGCAGAAGCTCCTGGCGTTCGTGAAGAATGATTACCTGCCGGCGGCCCGCAAGGACATCGGCGCGTCGAGCCTGCCGGATGGCGCGGCTTATTACCAACATTCCATCCGCCGCCACACGACGACCGACCTGACCGCGAAAGAGATTCACGAGATCGGCGTCAGAGAGGTCGCGCGCATCCGCGGCGAGATGGAAGCCATCATCCGCGGCGTCGGCTTCAAGAGGACATTCCAGGAATTCCTAACCTTCCTGCGCACAGACCCGCGGTTTTATTACGGCAGCGCCGACGACCTGATTGCCGGCTATGCGCTGATCGCCAAGCGCGCCGATGGCGAGCTGCCGAAGCTCTTTGCCGAGCTGCCGCGCAACTCTTACGGCATCCGTGTTATTCCTGATTATGAGGCACCGGCGCAGACGACCGCTTACTACCAGCCGGGCGCATCGGGGGCGCGCGCCGGCATCTACATGATCAACACCTACAAGCTCGACACGCGGCCGCGTTACGAGATGGAGGCGCTGACGCTGCACGAGTCTGTGCCCGGCCACCACCTGCAAATCTCGCGCGCCCAGGAGCTGAAGGGCCTGCCCGAGTTCCGGCGCAATGCGGGCTATACGGCTTACGTCGAGGGCTGGGCGCTGTACGCCGAATCTCTGGGCGGCGAGATGGGCTTCTACGCCGACCCCTACTCGAAGTTCGGGCAGCTGACGTACGAGATGTGGCGCGCCTGCCGGCTGGTCGTCGACACGGGGATGCACGCTATGGGCTGGACGCGCGAGCAGGCCATCAACTTCATGAAAGCGAACACCGCGAAGACCGAGAACGACATCGTCGTTGAGGTTGACCGCTACATCGTCTGGCCCGGCCAGGCGCTCGCCTACAAGCTCGGCGAGCTGAAGATCAAGGAACTGCGGGCGCGCGCCGCGCGGGAACTCGGGGCGCGCTTCGACGTTAGAAAGTTCCATAACGCCATTCTCGACGACGGGCCGCTGCCGCTCGACCTGCTCGACCGGCGCTTGAGCGACTGGATTGCCGCCGAGAAGCGAAAGGAGTAA
- a CDS encoding DedA family protein, which translates to MNQMSLLDTLLGLFKSYGYWIVFFGVMLENAGLPVPGETILLAAGFFASEGDFSMPLVMLIATAGAVLGDNCGYWVGHRVGRGVLIKYGRFVMLTETRFVAMEKYFASHGDKTVLVARFITGFRVFTALFAGASHMRWRTFFIFNVLGAISWAVVMTLLGYFFGKSWDLLEQYIKGAGFVMAGAVVVLIVGFQLYKRRKRIAEARRAEVERAAASDAD; encoded by the coding sequence ATGAACCAGATGAGCTTACTCGACACGCTGCTGGGACTATTCAAGAGCTACGGCTATTGGATCGTCTTCTTCGGCGTGATGCTAGAGAATGCCGGCCTGCCGGTGCCCGGCGAAACGATTCTGCTGGCCGCCGGTTTCTTTGCCAGCGAGGGCGATTTTTCAATGCCGCTGGTCATGCTGATTGCCACCGCCGGCGCGGTCCTCGGCGACAACTGCGGCTACTGGGTCGGCCACCGGGTCGGGCGCGGCGTGCTGATCAAGTATGGGCGCTTTGTGATGCTGACCGAGACGCGCTTTGTCGCGATGGAAAAATATTTCGCCTCGCACGGCGATAAGACCGTGCTGGTGGCGCGCTTCATCACCGGCTTTCGCGTCTTCACGGCGCTGTTTGCCGGCGCGTCGCACATGCGCTGGCGGACGTTTTTCATCTTCAACGTGCTCGGCGCCATCTCGTGGGCGGTGGTGATGACGCTGCTCGGCTACTTCTTCGGCAAGAGCTGGGACCTGCTTGAGCAGTACATCAAGGGCGCGGGCTTCGTGATGGCCGGCGCTGTCGTCGTCCTGATCGTCGGCTTCCAACTGTACAAACGGCGCAAGCGGATTGCCGAAGCCAGGCGCGCTGAAGTCGAGCGCGCCGCGGCCAGCGACGCCGACTGA
- a CDS encoding FAD-binding oxidoreductase: MTETADVVIIGGGIVGSSVAYHLTDLGCTNVLIVERAAQQGLGSTAKSAGGVRAQFATAVNIAMSRYAIDFFSRFEELTGHTAQYRPHGYLFIATRQAHLDYLETNRRIQAAHGLTNVQAVSRDDIISIIPQIISDDILGGSFCPTDGFVDPYSVMVGFAQRAKERGARVWLDTEVTGIDVNQGRVTGVRTSRGDIATPVVVNAAGPWAKLIAAMVGVQLPVEPLRRKLVHTQAFDAIPARLPMVIDMTDGFHFRREGAGVLLAWHDGRDEFTYDMTFDDEFIEKILTRATARVPAFADAEVNPRRCWAGLYEVTPDHHAIIGPASEVAGFYLVNGFSGHGVMHSPASGRVAAEWILDGEPRTIDARALGIERFRTGQLLHETAVL, encoded by the coding sequence ATGACAGAAACCGCGGACGTGGTTATCATCGGCGGCGGCATTGTCGGCTCGTCGGTCGCCTATCACCTCACTGATCTGGGCTGCACGAATGTGCTGATTGTCGAGCGCGCCGCGCAGCAAGGCTTAGGCTCGACGGCCAAGAGCGCCGGCGGCGTGCGCGCGCAGTTCGCCACCGCCGTCAACATCGCGATGTCGCGCTACGCGATTGATTTCTTCTCGCGCTTTGAAGAGCTGACCGGCCACACGGCGCAGTACCGCCCGCACGGCTACCTGTTCATTGCCACGCGGCAGGCGCACCTCGATTACCTGGAAACCAATCGGCGGATTCAAGCGGCGCACGGGCTGACCAACGTGCAGGCTGTGAGCCGCGACGATATCATCAGCATCATTCCGCAGATCATCAGCGATGACATTCTCGGCGGCAGCTTCTGCCCAACCGATGGCTTTGTTGATCCCTACAGCGTCATGGTCGGTTTCGCGCAGCGCGCCAAAGAACGCGGCGCGCGTGTCTGGCTCGACACCGAAGTCACCGGCATTGACGTTAACCAGGGCCGCGTCACAGGCGTCCGCACCTCGCGCGGCGACATCGCCACGCCTGTCGTCGTCAACGCCGCCGGGCCGTGGGCTAAATTGATTGCCGCAATGGTCGGCGTTCAGTTGCCGGTCGAGCCGCTGCGGCGCAAGCTGGTTCACACGCAAGCCTTCGACGCGATTCCGGCGCGTCTGCCGATGGTCATCGATATGACGGATGGCTTTCACTTTCGGCGCGAGGGCGCAGGCGTCTTGCTGGCGTGGCACGATGGCCGTGACGAATTCACTTACGACATGACGTTCGATGACGAGTTCATTGAAAAGATTCTCACGCGGGCGACGGCGCGCGTTCCGGCATTCGCCGACGCCGAAGTCAACCCGCGGCGCTGCTGGGCCGGTCTCTACGAAGTGACGCCGGATCATCATGCCATCATCGGGCCGGCGAGTGAAGTCGCCGGCTTTTACCTGGTGAATGGCTTCAGCGGCCACGGCGTGATGCACTCGCCGGCGTCGGGCCGCGTCGCGGCGGAGTGGATTCTCGACGGCGAGCCGCGCACGATTGACGCCCGCGCCCTCGGCATCGAACGCTTCCGCACGGGCCAACTGCTTCATGAGACTGCGGTGTTGTAA
- a CDS encoding serpin family protein produces the protein MIAPLSSKRRLPRAVTAGLLLALIGCAGVSHSDVTNDPPANSNTASASEPAMDNSQQPAGGNLDPRLAAANARFGFKLYAQLTRQSAEKNIFISPSSIALCLTMTYNGAAGETREAMARALETQALSLDDLNRAYAGLRAALESPDAKVKLQIANSLWARRGLEFKDSFIERDKTYFGAQVTPLNFDDPATPAIINRWVSEKTGGKIDKIVDQIDPSSVLFLINAIYFKGAWAKTFDKAKTREDNFTLARGSKRVPMMSQSGSYEYLETKDFQAVSLPYGGGRVSFYVFLPAQQSSLAAFEKNLSEANWQQWMQGFDTSEGDISLPRFRVTYEATLNDALKALGMGVAFDEGRANFSEMMEAGGPRVFISAVRHKTFAEVNEEGTEAAAVTSTEMRATSMRRALQRFRMVVDRPFFCAIRDNTSGAVLFMGSIYDPQ, from the coding sequence ATGATCGCGCCTCTATCGTCAAAACGCCGGTTGCCGCGAGCCGTAACCGCGGGGCTGCTGCTGGCGCTGATTGGCTGCGCCGGCGTCAGCCATTCGGATGTCACTAACGACCCGCCCGCCAACAGCAACACGGCGAGCGCAAGCGAGCCAGCTATGGACAATTCACAGCAACCGGCGGGCGGCAATCTCGACCCGCGACTGGCGGCGGCCAACGCCCGCTTTGGTTTCAAGCTCTACGCACAGCTGACGCGGCAGAGCGCCGAAAAGAATATCTTCATCTCGCCGTCGAGCATCGCCCTCTGTTTGACCATGACTTACAACGGCGCCGCCGGCGAAACCCGCGAGGCGATGGCGCGCGCTCTGGAGACGCAGGCGTTGAGCCTAGACGACCTCAATCGCGCCTATGCCGGCCTGCGGGCCGCGCTCGAAAGCCCGGACGCTAAGGTCAAGCTGCAAATCGCCAACTCGCTGTGGGCGCGGCGCGGCCTGGAGTTCAAGGATAGTTTCATCGAGCGCGACAAAACCTACTTTGGCGCGCAGGTGACGCCGTTGAACTTTGACGACCCGGCGACCCCTGCAATCATCAATCGCTGGGTCAGCGAAAAGACCGGCGGCAAGATCGATAAGATCGTTGACCAGATCGATCCAAGCTCAGTCCTCTTCCTGATCAACGCCATCTACTTCAAAGGCGCGTGGGCCAAAACCTTTGACAAGGCGAAGACCAGAGAAGACAACTTCACGCTGGCGCGTGGCAGTAAGCGCGTGCCGATGATGTCGCAGTCGGGCAGTTATGAGTATCTGGAGACCAAAGACTTTCAAGCCGTGAGCTTGCCTTACGGCGGCGGGCGCGTCAGTTTTTATGTCTTTCTGCCGGCGCAACAATCGAGCCTCGCGGCCTTTGAAAAAAATTTAAGCGAGGCCAACTGGCAACAGTGGATGCAGGGATTCGACACCTCGGAGGGCGACATCAGCTTGCCGCGCTTCCGCGTCACCTATGAAGCGACGCTCAACGATGCGCTCAAGGCTTTAGGGATGGGCGTGGCGTTTGACGAAGGCCGCGCGAACTTTTCCGAGATGATGGAGGCGGGCGGCCCGCGCGTCTTCATCAGCGCCGTCCGCCACAAGACGTTTGCCGAAGTGAATGAAGAGGGCACGGAAGCCGCGGCGGTGACTTCGACAGAGATGCGCGCCACCTCGATGCGCCGCGCGCTGCAACGCTTCCGCATGGTCGTAGACCGCCCATTCTTCTGCGCGATTCGTGATAATACCAGCGGCGCGGTGCTGTTTATGGGCTCGATCTACGACCCGCAATAA
- a CDS encoding GxxExxY protein: MGPGLLESAYEKCLCREFELRGLPFERQKAISVEYKGVKLEQGYRLDIVVAGKVIIELKCVNAIAPVHEAQMLTYLRLSGLPIGLILNFYVPVMKAGIRRLVL; the protein is encoded by the coding sequence ATTGGGCCGGGGCTGCTGGAGTCAGCTTATGAGAAGTGTCTCTGTCGGGAATTTGAATTACGCGGCTTGCCATTCGAACGACAGAAAGCAATTTCGGTTGAATACAAGGGTGTTAAGCTCGAACAAGGCTATCGCCTGGACATCGTCGTTGCCGGTAAGGTCATCATCGAATTGAAGTGCGTGAACGCCATCGCGCCAGTTCACGAAGCCCAGATGTTGACCTACCTGCGCCTGTCGGGATTGCCAATCGGCTTGATCCTAAACTTCTATGTCCCGGTGATGAAGGCTGGCATTCGGCGATTGGTGCTATAG
- the lysA gene encoding diaminopimelate decarboxylase gives MAEQSAGWQIDGYLEARAGHLTVDGLDTVTLIEQFGTPLYVFSEKRIANHVRDLRRAVEAVHPRVKLCYASKANSNMAVLAAVRRAGGDIEVNSGGELHKARTVGFRPDQIVFNGVSKTDEEITAAVAYGILAINIDSLFELEQVARVARSMGKRANVALRIVPEIITRSHIGLQTGLLASKFGLSPAQVEDAFRIALENRDAINLAGAHIHVGSQTPDPQPFARAFAEMWLFLLDLYRKTGHRLTHINIGGGLPVNYLQDSPMAADIGERERQMLSATLDAGDVLRAAINEAVTGDDRALFEELTIVMEPGRRIVADTGLLLTRVCNVKERPETGDTWLLTDAGYSLALSMAMYKWYYHLISASHAAAAHDRPFKVAGPLCDSGDVYFDLEKGTRLPNYRLLPAETAAGDVLALLNAGAYALDQASQYNGRPIPGVVLITEAGEIRLARRRQTYEDLYAHDVW, from the coding sequence ATGGCAGAGCAATCCGCGGGCTGGCAGATCGATGGTTATCTCGAAGCGCGCGCCGGCCACCTCACCGTTGATGGCCTGGACACCGTCACGCTGATTGAGCAGTTCGGCACGCCGCTCTACGTCTTCTCCGAAAAGCGCATCGCCAATCATGTGCGCGACCTGCGCCGCGCCGTCGAAGCCGTGCATCCGCGGGTCAAGCTCTGCTATGCCTCGAAGGCGAACTCCAACATGGCCGTGCTGGCGGCGGTGCGCCGCGCCGGTGGCGACATCGAAGTCAATTCCGGCGGCGAGCTGCACAAAGCGCGCACAGTCGGCTTTCGCCCCGATCAGATCGTCTTCAACGGCGTCTCGAAGACCGACGAAGAGATCACTGCTGCGGTCGCGTATGGCATCCTCGCCATCAACATCGATTCGCTGTTCGAGCTTGAGCAGGTCGCGCGCGTCGCCCGCTCGATGGGCAAGCGCGCCAACGTTGCCCTGCGCATCGTGCCGGAAATCATCACGCGCTCGCACATCGGCTTGCAGACCGGATTGCTCGCCTCGAAGTTCGGCCTCTCGCCGGCGCAGGTCGAAGACGCGTTCCGCATCGCCTTAGAAAACCGCGACGCCATCAACCTCGCCGGCGCGCACATTCACGTCGGCTCGCAGACGCCCGACCCGCAGCCCTTCGCCCGCGCCTTTGCGGAGATGTGGCTATTCTTGCTCGACCTTTATCGCAAGACGGGCCACCGACTGACCCACATCAACATCGGCGGCGGCTTGCCGGTGAATTATTTGCAGGACTCGCCGATGGCTGCCGACATCGGCGAGCGCGAGCGCCAGATGCTGTCGGCGACGCTCGACGCCGGCGACGTGCTGCGCGCCGCGATCAATGAGGCGGTGACGGGCGACGACCGCGCCTTGTTTGAAGAGCTGACCATCGTGATGGAGCCGGGCCGCCGCATCGTCGCCGACACAGGCTTGCTGCTTACGCGGGTCTGCAATGTCAAGGAGCGGCCCGAAACCGGCGACACCTGGCTGCTCACGGACGCCGGCTATTCGCTGGCGCTATCTATGGCGATGTATAAATGGTATTACCACCTGATCTCGGCGTCGCATGCCGCCGCGGCGCACGACCGGCCTTTCAAAGTCGCCGGGCCGCTGTGCGATTCGGGCGACGTTTACTTCGATCTGGAGAAGGGCACGCGCTTGCCGAATTACCGACTGCTGCCTGCCGAAACCGCAGCCGGCGACGTGCTGGCGTTATTGAACGCCGGCGCCTATGCGCTCGATCAGGCGTCGCAGTACAATGGCCGCCCGATTCCTGGTGTGGTGTTGATTACCGAAGCCGGCGAAATACGGCTAGCGCGCCGCCGCCAGACCTACGAAGATTTGTACGCTCATGACGTTTGGTAA